From Calothrix sp. PCC 6303, a single genomic window includes:
- a CDS encoding glycine-rich domain-containing protein: protein MNTIWEKQLPSKTNEEFAEKITNFFRKLNQLDFRAISKKLTSNTENFQWTEEETKSAIHLYKMFLCLHFLFPNTELVPTVEIDRVWHTHILLNTAKYIEDCQELYGYILHHYSPADDDLEISHKFQKTAFDLTKHLFLEIFGIDICHNVAYHQGRCLILPQHFPQLQRSACLTIPKS, encoded by the coding sequence TTGAATACAATTTGGGAGAAACAATTACCGAGTAAAACCAATGAAGAATTTGCAGAAAAAATTACAAACTTTTTCCGTAAATTAAATCAATTAGATTTCCGAGCAATCTCAAAAAAGCTTACCTCCAATACTGAGAACTTTCAATGGACAGAAGAAGAAACAAAGTCTGCAATTCATCTATACAAAATGTTTCTATGCCTTCATTTTCTATTTCCAAATACCGAATTAGTTCCTACAGTAGAAATTGACCGAGTATGGCATACTCATATTCTGCTAAACACGGCTAAATATATTGAAGATTGTCAAGAATTATATGGTTATATTTTGCATCATTATTCTCCTGCTGATGATGACTTAGAAATTAGTCATAAATTCCAGAAAACAGCTTTTGATTTAACTAAACATTTGTTTTTAGAGATTTTTGGCATAGATATCTGCCACAATGTAGCATATCACCAGGGACGTTGTTTGATATTGCCCCAGCATTTCCCTCAATTACAGAGAAGTGCCTGCTTAACTATCCCCAAATCATAA